In Calonectris borealis chromosome 20, bCalBor7.hap1.2, whole genome shotgun sequence, a genomic segment contains:
- the DCXR gene encoding L-xylulose reductase: protein MEPHLGFRGRRALVTGAGKGIGRAVAVALSKAGARVTALSRTAADLESLARECPGIAPLCLDLADWDATEAAVGAAGPFELLVNNAAVAVLQPFLEVTRAALERSLDVNLRAVLHVSQIVARQMIAQGVPGAIVNVSSQASQRALRDHAVYCSTKSALDMLSKVMAMELGPHKIRVNTVNPTVVMTDMGRINWSDPQKSAAMINRIPLGKFAEVDDVVNSILFLLSDKSAMTTGSSLMVDGGFLVS from the exons ATGGAACCGCATCTCGGCTtccgcggccgccgggccctggtgACTGGGGCCGGCAAAG GGATTGGGCGCGCCGTGGCCGTGGCGCTGAGCAAGGCCGGGGCCCGCGTGACCGCGCTGAGCCGCACCGCGGCGGACCTGGAGAGCCTCGCGCGAGAG TGCCCTGGCATCGCGCCCCTGTGCCTGGACCTGGCCGACTGGGACGCCACGGAGGCGGCGGTGGGCGCGGCGGGGCCCTTCGAGCTGCTGGTGAACAACGCGGCCGTGGCGGTGCTGCAGCCCTTCCTGGAGGTAACGCGGGCGGCCCTGGAGCG GTCTCTTGATGTGAATCTTCGGGCTGTGCTTCATGTTTCCCAG ATTGTTGCTCGGCAGATGATTGCACAGGGGGTGCCAGGTGCTATTGTAAATGTCTCTAGCCAGGCATCTCAGCGTGCTCTGCGGGATCATGCTGTTTACT GTTCCACAAAAAGTGCTTTAGATATGCTAAGCAAGGTAATGGCAATGGAACTGGGACCCCACAAG ATTAGGGTGAACACTGTGAACCCCACAGTGGTTATGACCGACATGGGGAGAATTAACTGGAGTGACCCTCAGAAATCTGCTGCCATGATTAATCGCATTCCGCTGGGAAAGTTTGCAG AGGTGGATGATGTGGTGAACAGCATTCTCTTCCTGCTGAGTGATAAGAGTGCTATGACAACTGGCAGTTCACTGATGGTTGATGGGGGATTTCTTGTCTCCTAA